In Drosophila miranda strain MSH22 chromosome XR, D.miranda_PacBio2.1, whole genome shotgun sequence, the genomic window tacgagtatatgttgTATAAACAAGTATTTCATTCAAGTGGAATAACATTTCATGAGTATTGGCCAACTCACAGCCCCACCTGACCAATCAAACCATCCCTCCATCCTTCTACCCCCACAATACTGCAAAGAAACGAACTTTGGTCGCCGCCGATTAGTCAGGGTATCCAAAATAACCCTGTGGAGACGTCACGATCTTTTCTGTGCTGCGATGTGCTGCGTTCTTCCTGCTTTCTTTTTGTCGCATATATAAAATTACTAAGCGTTTTATAGACGGCTAATTCTTATCAGGTGACGGACACTACCCAATGATTTATACGAGTGCTCCCTTCAGTCAATAAGTAAATAATGATTGCATTGTGTCTACACCTGTGGATTTTTCAGTTTAGACAACGTTTAcgattgttttttgttgttgttgaacaAATCTCCCCCACGCCACGCCTTGACCTCCAAATGTTCTAGTGTAATTCGCTTTCTCTATTAGAATTGTGTGGTGCCCATTGCGTGTTGTCCGTCAACAGATCGGATAGCGTTTATATCCGTTTTGGCCGCTGAAATCATACACGATCTAAACAGTCACGATTTCTGTATTCCCGTGGAAGCTCTCCAACCTTTGAAAATCCAACATTTCATGTTACTTTCATTCGTTTAATTGTAACAATTATACTGTTTAGCACACTCACAGAAAATGTCTTATAAATTAGCCAAATTAGAGAGTTTTTAGATGCTCTGAACTGTGATATATGTATGGAAACCCCTTCGACCCCTTTTAGTGATGGTATATTTTTCTGTTGCCATGTTCCGAACAAAAAGCGAAAGACTCGCACTCAAAGTTCttttttttccgtttttttttaattcccttgacgaataaataaatattctgTGTCGCTTTCGTAAAAGAATTGAAATTATGATTTTAGAAAATCGAATTAAGTTTGCTCTGCCAATTAGGAAGCTTCAAATTACAGTAAGTGACCCAATTGAGACGATGGGTGGGCGTAATTACGGGTAATTACGAGACACCCTGTACGATCCATTTATTGGGAACGTTGCCAGCGATCGCTGGATATGCATGATATGTTTCCTCATGGCTTTTCTGTTCTTGTTGTTGGTCTGTTTTGCAGGGAGGGCAACCACCCCGACGACTACTCGCGCGGGCTCACCTACCGCAAGCTGTTGGAGGAGGTCTGCCGCTTCGCGAACGTGCTGAAGGACCATGGAATCAGGAAGGGCGATCGCGTGTCCATCTACATGCCCATGATCTTGGAGCTGCCCATTGCCATGCTGGCCTGCGCCCGCATCGGGGCGGTGCACTCGATTGTGTTCGCCGGCTTCTCGCCGGACTCCCTGGCGGAGCGGATGTTCGACTGCAAGGCCAAGCTGCTGATCACGGCCGACGGGGCCTGGCGCGGGGAGAAGCCGCTGTACCTGAAGGCCCTTTGCGACACGGCGCTGGAGAAGGTCGAGGAGTTGGGCCACTCCGTGGAGAAGTGCATTGTGGTGTCGCACCTCAAGCGGGTGACGCCCTGCCAGGATAACCATGTGGAGGAGGAGATACCATGGACAGATGATCGCGACTACTGGTGGCACGAGGAGATGGAGGACAAGGAGCCGGCTTGCTATCCCGAGTGGATGGACGCCGAGGATCCGCTCTTCATGCTCTACACAAGCGGCTCCACCGGCAAGCCCAAGGGTGTTCTCCACACCACCGCCGGCTATCTGCTCTACGCAGCCACCACTTTCAAGATCGTCTTCGACTACAAGCCGGGCGATATCTACTGGTGCACTGCTGACGTGGGCTGGATCACTGGACACACCTACGTGGTGTACGGGCCCCTGGCCAACGGTGCCACTTCAGTTATTGTAAGTGTTTTGATTACCCCAGCCCTGTCATGTGACCCAGAAACTAACATATTGGTATTGGTTTTGGGTATTCCAGTTCGAGGGCACTCCGTTCTTTCCCGGAAACGATCGGTACTGGAGTGTCATTGACAAGTACAAGGTCACGCAGTTCTATACCGCCCCCACGGCCATTCGTGCTCTGATGAAGTTCGGCGAGGGACCGGTCCTCAAGCACAACTTAAGTGGTCTCAAGTGAGTTTCATATTTTAATCCTTGGATCCCTGAATCTATAATGAATCCTCGTTTCCTTTGCAGAGTTTTAGGCAGCGTTGGGGAGCCTATCAATCCGGAGGCCTGGCTCTGGTACTATCGCTACATTGGCAAGGAGCAGTGCTCCATTGTGGACACCTTCTGGCAGACGGAAACTGGCGGTCATGTCATCACACCTCTGCCAGGTGCCACGCCCATGAAGCCGGGATCAGCTGTAAGTAATATATCAAAATAATAGTACCCTTAAGCAATCTTTATCCCATTCTTTCCATAGTCGTTCCCATTCTTTGGTGTCAAGCCCATTCTGCTGGATGAGTGCGGCATTGAGATCAAAGGCGAGGGCGAGGGCTACTTGGTGTTCTCTCAGCCCTGGCCAGGCATGATGCGCACTCTGTACAACAATCACGAGCGCTTCGAGGACACCTACTTCTCGAAATTCCCTGGCTACTATTGCACTGGTGATGGTGAGTGCCAAAACTCTATTCCTTCGGTATTTATTCAATTAATTTCCTACTCAAAAGGTGCTCGTCGCGATTCTGATGATTATCTATGGATCACTGGCCGTGTCGACGACATGTTGAACGTGTCGGGACATCTCATGTCCACTGCCGAGGTGGAGTCCGTGCTCACCGAGCATCCACGCGTGGCCGAGTCCGCTGTAGTTTCGCGTCCGCATCCGGTGAAGGGCGAATGCCTTTACTGTTTCATCACGCCCAATGAGAACGAACCCTTCGATCAGAAGCTTATCTCGGATCTGAAAAAGATGGTGCGCGAGCGCATTGGGCCGTTTGCCCAGCCCGATGTTATCCAGAATGCCCCTGGCTTGCCCAAGACCCGCTCCGGCAAAATAATGCGTCGTGTGCTCCGCAAGATTGCCGTAAACGATCGCAACGTGGGCGACACTTCGACCCTGGCTGATGAGCAGATTGTGGAGCAGCTGTTTGCCAATCGTCCCGTGGAGGCCAAGTAGATGGCCCAGCTTCCCCCTCACTACCAGGCTTTCTATGACTTGTCCTTCACTCTGCCATTGTCCTACGCTGACGCATTTCAGCCCCCGGGCCCTGGACCCTAGTCCAGTGCTTATACGTATCCCCATTACGTGTCCTGTAAATCTCGCCCTATAGATATACCTACCTATATATGTAGTGTATACTTAATGCTAAATGTTGGTCCCGTTCAGTTCCGGGTTTCGGCGTGGTTAACTCTTTCTAAATTCTACTTAGTTCTTAAGACGTGTGCGTAAGTAAGACGTTGGCAGGCGGAAACGGAATAGAGATCTTGCCGGATCCCCCTGCTTGTGGGATGCGATTTATGTATCTCTCTCTGTGTATTGCCATTGCCCAATCACCGTAGGTAAACATGCTcagcacgcacacacacacacacatttttttgcagttcttttttttttctttgttgtagtCGTAGCCTAAGTTCTTGCTAATTCGTTGTGATacaaatttaattatatatctttacatttatgtatgtatgtttagTAGAATTGATATgatacaaaatatatacacGATTCCAGTTATAGCCACAAAAAACACACCGATCACCACTTTTCAGTTGTATGTTCTTATACTTTGTAGCATGTATGTATCTTTGTgcccttccttccttccttcgtTCGATCCTCACACATTTTTCAGCCACGATGCAGGCCCACACGTAAGTCCGGAACTTGTCGCTGCGTCCCTGTTTCCACCCTTTTATAATATAAGATTGTAAACGATACATATCAGTGGGGCATATAAGCTTGATATCATTCCTACATAGAGTCTACTTACAATACTTACAATAGTTATAGCGAAACACTACTGGGATAATCTACGAGTATAttactatatacatatgtatatgtatgtgttaTATGGTCTGAAGACTTACTGCAACGAAACATATCATTGACGTTACTGCTGCAAACCTATAAATATTATACTGATTATTATTGTTGTTAATTGAGATCTACCTATCTGGAGGATAATGGATGATGGATCATGAATGATGAATGAGGCTATGGGTGGGGCAGCTGCAGCTGTGCCTAGAACGGGTGTAAAAAGTTTGTTAGTTTTACAGAGTGTTGGCAAGGtctaaatatacatatacgagtatatatttATCggggtacatacatataaatgaaTGTGTATATCTACGTATGTACGTGTATAATAAAGTTTATTGTTTCAATCTGTTTGGATCTGAATATACGAAAGATATATGCGGATAGATCATTTCATCATTTCAGTTTAGTTTGCTAACGATTCGAAATTCATAGATACTCGAATGTTCTACTATTGGGATCTCATTGGCCTGGAATAAGACTTCCAGAATGAGCATTCCAGTCTAAACATCTAACACAAACACGAACAAAATTTTCGGCTCTGCTTAGACGTGCGACTTTTTGGTGGCAGTGGGGAAATAGTTAGCGGTCAGATCAGCAGAATGGCTGACCAAGACGAGAAGAAAAATGACAGTAAAGAAACCCCACGGCCCACGAACGCAGCCACAGAATTTGGTCTGGAGGACCATATAGCCACACAGCAGGATCCACGAGTGGCGGCTCTGAAAAAGGCTGACGACGCGCGGCGACTGTCGACGCAGAGTGGCAGATCGGTCAGGCGTGCTACGTCTCAGCATAGAGCTCCAGTAACGCCCCAGCCTCAAGTTGCGATTACCCCAACACTTCAAACCGAATCTGTGCCTGTGACCGCACCTGAATCGCAGTCAATGTCTGCGCTTCCTCATTATGAATCTCGGATAGAACCACAGCCCCATTCCGATAAACAGCCCTACAATGCTGCCACGGATTACGGCTTGGAGGAAACTAGAGCCACAGCTCAGGATCCTAGGGTGGAGCGCATCATGAAATCCGAGCGAAAGCCAAAGGTAAGGCTATCTTTTGTATTGCCAAGAACTTTTCCCATAATGCCCACCGTAAAAACAGGCACAGTCACGGCTGCAATCACAGCCGGCATCACAGTCGGATATACAGAAGCAACCACTGATAGTGCAGCCGGCAGAAGCAACACAGAAAGCGGAACCTTCACCCCCTTCACCACCTTCACCACCTTCACCGCCTTCACCACCTTCACCACCTTCACCAGCTGCACCACCTTTGGAAACAAAAGAAGCTACACAACCGAAGCCAGAAAAACCCAATATACCTGCACCACCTCTGAGGCCGGAGGACGTGCGAATGCCACCGCCCACAATTTATAGTAGTGGCTGTGTTACGGGTGCTTGTCCTCTGCCAGGAAGAGGACAGGCACGCGGTAAGACGACTTGCAGCCCGGCTTGCGGTCTGCCATGTAAGAGTAATCCGATAGATGAATGGAAAGACCCGGACGATGAACCGGATAACAACAAGAGGGTTAACACCGACTATACCATCGATCCGTCGAAGGAGTTTACTCGGACAAGGACAAGCACTAAACCCCTGACAGATGAGAGTGAAAATGTTAGTACAGAAGCTAATGATGTACCAGCGACAAAGAAACCGCTAATGCATAAAGATGTTAGTGAAAGCCATATAGCGGGGACAGCAACACCAAAACCGTATGAAATAGGTTCTCTAGAAAATAGTGGAAGTGATACGGCGTTGACAGAGACACCCTCTCTGACTGAGCTCTTCAAGGTGGCCAGCAAACAGGTGAAGGCGGCGGGTGCCATGGCGCTGGAAGCGAACAAAGTTAGGCAGGAGTACACAACCAAAAAGCATGAGCACGATATCCTGACCCGCACCGATAACGAGGTGGAGGAGAAGTTCATACGAGAGATGAGCGCGCGGTATCCAAACCACAAGTAAGTTCAGGTCTACCACTACGTGCAAGAGGTCAACTGTATCCCCTTTTCGTAGATTCATTGGTGAGGAGGCCATATCCAAGACAGATACTGGCCAGGTGGAGCTCACAGATGAACCTACCTGGATCATCGACCCTATTGATGGTACGATGAACTACGTGCACCGCTTTCCCTACTACTGCATCTCAGTGGCTCTGATAATCAATAAGCAGCCCGAGTTCGGTATCATTTACAATCCACCCATGAACGAAATGTACACGGCCCGTAGGGGAAAGGGCGCTTACCTGAATGACTCGCCCATCAGGACAAGCGGGCAGAAGAGTCTGGAGCATTCCCTCGTCCTACAGGAGTACAGCACGGGAATAAACGAAGATCGCAATACGATTGTCCTCAGCAATACCGAGCGTCTGCTCAAGAAGACCCATGCGTAAGTAGTCCAATTCCAAGTCCAACCCACAAGGTCCAAGATCGAAGACCAAGTCCAATCTCTTTGATTGCAGGATGCGTTCCATTGGCTCCTCGGCCATGGGCCTGGCCATGGTTGCCTCGGGAGTTGCCGATGCATTCTACTACTTTGGTCTGCACATCTGGCATATGGCAGCGGGCGTGATCCTGGTTCAGGAAGCCGGTGGAGTCGTTATCGATCCTGCCGGTGGTGAGCTGGACCTCATGTCCAGGCGCTGTCTAGCAGCCGCCTCCATGCCCTTGGCCAGAGAATTATCCGATCAGTTGGACCAAAGCTATCCCTCACCACGCGACGACCAGCCAAAATCCAAAACCCCGAAAGTCGAGACTAAAGATTTTATTGCACAAACTGACTTTACCGACTCATCCGATTCCCTAGTCTCGGGTAGTGAGTCGCCCACCCAAGCCAAACCACCAGTGACTGCTAACCAATAAGTCTAAGCCAATAAATTATTCAGTTACTTACTAAATATAAACAGAATATAAATTTAATTCAAATCCCATTTGAAAACGTTAGTTATCGATAACGCAACGTGTTAAAACAGTTTCTTCATATTatattaacgaaatagggtatacctacatatgtatgtccaAACTCCGGTTGACGTGACATTCCATACTCACTTACGCTgccactgtttttttgttgaccttTTTTGTTTACACCTTGCTCTAGTCAAACTACAATAAATGGGAGTACTTAAAAATAGCCAATCTTatagaaaatgtatttatcaATGGCCTAAAATTAGAACTAAGGGTTTTAGTTAGCCAAAATTTgtcaacggaatatcaaaattgagcaataggaacgatttttctcttacgttttatttgtttgaccttcttcgctaaaacctttttttggACTAAATCCAACAAAAGCAATagtttaaaataaaccagtcaagtggaaaatatattcATTAATtgaataaaattatgtgggcatagCTGGGCGTTCtttctagctagtaatattcgacggaatatcaaaatatCGAAATATAAACGACTATTCTTCGTTTGTCTTGCTTGCCCATTTTCGCTAAATCCTTTTTTTTTACCTATTTCGCTATAACCTTTTTGACGCAAAATCCAATACTagcaagtattaagaataagccagttaaataaaaaaatgattaatcaatcgtataaaactatgtgggcatggcttaATGTTATATAAAGCTATTAATTTTCGACGGAACATCTATTAGCCCATTGTAGACCAAGGGGGTATTTTTGTATTCCACTGAAAATAATGCAAATTCAATCATTTTAGCGCActtcaggtgaaagatataGTGGTTTTTTTAAGGTCAGAGGAAAGATGGCAtgaatctacaagaagaatttacaatagttaatattttccgccatttatCTCAAGTAGTTGAACTATTTAAAAAGAGGGGGCTTAAGTGAGGTAAGTTCGGTTTTGTCAGCATACGAGACGCTATATTGAGGAGCAAAAACAGCAATCGCCGTAGCAAGAAAACAAGTCaagtattcaaaacaaaatggccaagtagaaaattgattcattaatcgaaaaaaattatgtgggtagggctaaatgttctatctagctaataatattcgacggaatataaaaatcgaggaatatagAACTtgaatgagacggtatattttggtatatttctgagagtcggacggtatattttatcgataagtcCACTCAGCTGATCGCATGTTCCTAATTAAATTAAAACGAATTATAACGCCGAAAACAGTTCCACTCTGTTTCTACAACGCGAACGCGGCGAAACACCACACAATGGGCGATAACGTGGACTTGGAGAAGTGCTTCGAAGTCATCAGCAACGTCGTGACAGAGGCTGGACGCGTAAGTGGTGGAAATTACACTTGAAACTTTCCTGCGATGGAATTTTCCCTTGCAGCTGATTGCCCGCAACAATGAGACGCGTCAAGAGTTTGTGTGCAAGAGTGGAGATATTGACTTGGTCACCCAGACGGATAAGGATGTGGAGAAGCTCCTAATGGATGTCGTTCGTCGGCACTTTCCCGACCACAAGTACACgcaagcaggaaggagcaGGAAAACGATATGGTAATGTTGACTCTTTTGCAGGTTTATTGGCGAGGAGGAGAGCAGCACTGGAGCCGGTGTTAACAAGCTTACCGATGCGCCCACCTGGATCATTGATCCTGTGGATGGCACCATGAATTTTGTTCATGCTTTTCCCCATTCATGCATCTCGGTCGGTCTGAAGGTTAACAAGGTAACGGAGATCGGCATGGTGTACAATCCCATACTGGAGCAGCTCTTCACAGCCCGTCGCGGTCATGGCGCCTTCTACAACGGACGTCGGATCCATGTGAGTGGCCAGCAGGAGCTGGGCAAGGCTCTGGTTACCAGTGAGTTCGGAACCACTCGCGACGAGGCCAAAATGGAGGTGGTTAACGAGAATTTCGCCAAGATGGCCAAGCATGTGCACGGGTAGGTTCTCCTGGAACTTCATACTTTGGCTTTTCGTTCAATTTTCCTTCGAATAGTTTGCGCGTCCTGGGCTCTGCTGCCCTGAACATGTGCATGGTGGCTCTGGGCGCCGCAGATGCCAATTACGAGTTTGGCATCCATGCCTGGGACGTGTGTGCCGGCGACTTGATAGTGCGCGAGGCGGGCGGCGTTGTTATTGATCCCGCTGGCGGAGAGTTTGACATTATGTCACGTCGTGTTCTGGCCGCCGCCTCGCCCAAGCTGGCCCTGGATATCTCGAAGGTGCTCACTCAGTTCCATCCCCAGCCTCGTGACGACTAGCCAATCTACTTATAAGTGGTGAATCCATTCCGTACTAACTAATATGCATTTGAATTATACCGACCGTGTACCTAAAACTATAATGCGAAATTGTTTACTCATGAAAAATTCCAAATAAAACTCATGTATTGAGTATTCTATATTATCAACATACATacatcgtatcgtatcgtctGTTCTGAATGGTGAGTGTACTATTCTACAGCTGTTCATCGATTTATTCAAAGACGTTttcttgtttgtttgtttttctgtAATTTTATTACAATCTGCGTATGTTTTTCATTCAGATTAGTTTTTGCAGTGTTCTTATCGTCTTTTGCTTATTTTTTGCTGTAATTTGTTTGCGGCTTAGTGTTATGaatattgtttttgttttttcctaTTTCTTAGTATGTTAGTAAAGCGAGCTTGCCTCATATCTTTATGGAGCTCATGCCCTGTACTCCAGACCAAAATTGTAATAGGCTTTGATGTAAATTGGAGTGTCCTCTGGGATAGAGGGCATAGCGTGGTCGGATGGTTTCCGACTCATTTATGGGTGTGTATTCCTAAGCAATGCTTTTTTTTGGATATTGATATATTTTCAGTATTCATACgtatacataaatatgtatatctggcatatttcgtttttttttgaaCTGTATTTG contains:
- the LOC108153443 gene encoding inositol monophosphatase 1; the encoded protein is MFLIKLKRIITPKTVPLCFYNANAAKHHTMGDNVDLEKCFEVISNVVTEAGRLIARNNETRQEFVCKSGDIDLVTQTDKDVEKLLMDVVRRHFPDHKFIGEEESSTGAGVNKLTDAPTWIIDPVDGTMNFVHAFPHSCISVGLKVNKVTEIGMVYNPILEQLFTARRGHGAFYNGRRIHVSGQQELGKALVTSEFGTTRDEAKMEVVNENFAKMAKHVHGLRVLGSAALNMCMVALGAADANYEFGIHAWDVCAGDLIVREAGGVVIDPAGGEFDIMSRRVLAAASPKLALDISKVLTQFHPQPRDD
- the LOC108151678 gene encoding acetyl-coenzyme A synthetase, with the translated sequence MPAEKSIYDPNPAISQNAYISSFEEYKKFYQESLDNPAEFWSRVAKQFHWETPADQEKFLQYNFNISKGPIYIKWMEGASTNICYNLLDRNVRNGLGDQIAYYWEGNHPDDYSRGLTYRKLLEEVCRFANVLKDHGIRKGDRVSIYMPMILELPIAMLACARIGAVHSIVFAGFSPDSLAERMFDCKAKLLITADGAWRGEKPLYLKALCDTALEKVEELGHSVEKCIVVSHLKRVTPCQDNHVEEEIPWTDDRDYWWHEEMEDKEPACYPEWMDAEDPLFMLYTSGSTGKPKGVLHTTAGYLLYAATTFKIVFDYKPGDIYWCTADVGWITGHTYVVYGPLANGATSVIFEGTPFFPGNDRYWSVIDKYKVTQFYTAPTAIRALMKFGEGPVLKHNLSGLKVLGSVGEPINPEAWLWYYRYIGKEQCSIVDTFWQTETGGHVITPLPGATPMKPGSASFPFFGVKPILLDECGIEIKGEGEGYLVFSQPWPGMMRTLYNNHERFEDTYFSKFPGYYCTGDGARRDSDDYLWITGRVDDMLNVSGHLMSTAEVESVLTEHPRVAESAVVSRPHPVKGECLYCFITPNENEPFDQKLISDLKKMVRERIGPFAQPDVIQNAPGLPKTRSGKIMRRVLRKIAVNDRNVGDTSTLADEQIVEQLFANRPVEAK
- the LOC108153642 gene encoding proteoglycan 4; this translates as MADQDEKKNDSKETPRPTNAATEFGLEDHIATQQDPRVAALKKADDARRLSTQSGRSVRRATSQHRAPVTPQPQVAITPTLQTESVPVTAPESQSMSALPHYESRIEPQPHSDKQPYNAATDYGLEETRATAQDPRVERIMKSERKPKAQSRLQSQPASQSDIQKQPLIVQPAEATQKAEPSPPSPPSPPSPPSPPSPPSPAAPPLETKEATQPKPEKPNIPAPPLRPEDVRMPPPTIYSSGCVTGACPLPGRGQARGKTTCSPACGLPCKSNPIDEWKDPDDEPDNNKRVNTDYTIDPSKEFTRTRTSTKPLTDESENVSTEANDVPATKKPLMHKDVSESHIAGTATPKPYEIGSLENSGSDTALTETPSLTELFKVASKQVKAAGAMALEANKVRQEYTTKKHEHDILTRTDNEVEEKFIREMSARYPNHKFIGEEAISKTDTGQVELTDEPTWIIDPIDGTMNYVHRFPYYCISVALIINKQPEFGIIYNPPMNEMYTARRGKGAYLNDSPIRTSGQKSLEHSLVLQEYSTGINEDRNTIVLSNTERLLKKTHAMRSIGSSAMGLAMVASGVADAFYYFGLHIWHMAAGVILVQEAGGVVIDPAGGELDLMSRRCLAAASMPLARELSDQLDQSYPSPRDDQPKSKTPKVETKDFIAQTDFTDSSDSLVSGSESPTQAKPPVTANQ